One region of Dehalococcoidia bacterium genomic DNA includes:
- a CDS encoding long-chain-fatty-acid--CoA ligase: MSGDIQTAQALFINAFKKHRDRLFCRVDGLDYIYADIDKDSNRVANGIRNLGYTTNDRLAIILPNGVDYVVADFGILKSGTTLVPLNLNVSESDIAYILKEADVKMAIIDASFVDKMKAMIDNLPALKHIVVVGGNSGGKFISWDDFKNNQPDREIIPDSAPDDDAVIAFTGGTTGKPKGVVLSQKGVFFDMVAHSVDLPYQTNDKMLLMTPLSHGAGTLMLAGTVKGTNFLIEKTVDLVRALELIEKEKITTIFLVPTIIYVLLEFLKQKQYDISSLRLIVYGAAPISETRLAEALQTFGPVLVQGYGQTECPNMITTLTVEDHVKALNHPSLLQSCGRPDIMVSLRIVDDSGNELPIGQIGEIIINTPYTMKCYLNQPELTAKTIVDGWLHTGDMGRVDEEGYVYIVDRKKDMIISGGMNVFPTEVEEVIRKHPQVNEVSVIGVPDERWGEAVTACVVRKGDVTEEEIKNYCKDRLSKYAQPKKVIFQDQLPHTLIGKIDKKALREPYWQGKTRRVN, encoded by the coding sequence ATGTCAGGAGATATCCAAACAGCGCAGGCTCTTTTTATCAACGCTTTCAAGAAACACAGGGACCGTTTATTTTGCAGGGTGGATGGCCTTGATTACATATACGCCGATATTGACAAGGACTCTAACAGGGTGGCCAATGGTATTCGAAACCTCGGATATACCACGAATGATCGGCTGGCTATTATCCTCCCCAACGGTGTTGATTATGTTGTGGCGGATTTCGGAATATTAAAATCCGGCACCACTCTGGTGCCGCTTAATCTCAATGTTAGTGAGAGTGATATCGCCTATATCTTAAAAGAGGCGGATGTCAAAATGGCAATCATCGATGCGTCATTCGTAGACAAAATGAAGGCTATGATAGATAACCTGCCTGCGCTCAAACATATTGTTGTCGTAGGCGGAAATTCTGGTGGAAAATTCATCAGCTGGGATGATTTTAAGAACAATCAGCCCGATCGCGAAATAATTCCTGATTCTGCACCTGACGACGATGCAGTTATCGCCTTTACAGGTGGGACTACCGGCAAACCCAAGGGAGTAGTTCTGAGTCAGAAAGGGGTTTTCTTTGATATGGTGGCTCACAGTGTTGATTTGCCTTATCAGACAAATGACAAAATGCTGCTTATGACGCCGCTGTCACATGGCGCAGGCACATTAATGCTGGCCGGAACTGTCAAAGGTACAAATTTTCTCATTGAAAAAACTGTGGATCTTGTCCGCGCGCTCGAATTGATCGAGAAGGAAAAAATAACCACTATCTTCCTGGTCCCCACTATCATATACGTATTGCTGGAGTTCTTAAAGCAGAAACAATATGATATCAGTTCACTGAGATTAATTGTCTATGGCGCCGCGCCCATATCGGAAACCCGATTGGCTGAAGCGCTGCAAACGTTCGGCCCCGTACTGGTCCAGGGATACGGACAGACTGAATGTCCAAATATGATCACCACTCTAACGGTTGAAGATCACGTTAAAGCACTGAACCATCCCTCCCTGCTCCAGAGTTGTGGCAGGCCTGACATCATGGTCTCACTGAGAATAGTTGACGATTCCGGCAATGAACTACCTATTGGCCAAATCGGGGAAATCATCATTAATACTCCGTATACGATGAAATGCTATTTAAATCAACCGGAACTCACAGCCAAGACTATAGTAGATGGATGGTTACATACCGGCGATATGGGTAGAGTGGATGAGGAAGGCTACGTTTATATCGTTGACCGTAAAAAGGACATGATCATCAGTGGTGGAATGAATGTATTTCCGACGGAGGTCGAAGAGGTAATCAGGAAACATCCGCAGGTCAATGAAGTTTCAGTTATTGGAGTACCTGATGAACGCTGGGGCGAGGCAGTAACCGCTTGCGTTGTCCGCAAGGGTGATGTTACTGAAGAGGAGATAAAGAACTACTGTAAAGATAGACTATCAAAATATGCGCAGCCGAAAAAAGTCATCTTTCAAGATCAATTGCCGCACACCTTAATCGGTAAAATCGATAAGAAAGCCTTGCGTGAGCCCTACTGGCAGGGTAAAACCAGAAGGGTGAATTAG
- a CDS encoding MFS transporter, with product MAEDTVDSKKYKAGKGASLYILIICTLLYMINYMDRQVLAAVVEPMKAALKLNDGDIGVIGSAFILSMALCSFPVAYIIDRWSRRKAMAIMAIFWSGFTFLTGKAWNFWSLFVPRSMVGVGEAGFMPGGIAMIGAAYPAKSRGAALGIFNIAVPLGVLLGSVLGGAIAKSQGWQAPFLYFAIPGVILGILALFMKDYKSVATTLSTGVKVTFWPSIKTLFKIPSLVWTMFGYGMVAFMTMAFLFWTPAFVGRAWGVDVAAANTVMVPIVLAAIVGSPVGGILADIWFKKNPRGRLYLPAITVGLSALCLAAALYLQLKGIGMILVVCYGVLNVMGMPSLNAMTQDVAPIAQKGLVVGLAVFCMYVFGGGWSPYVVGAISDALGQNAQALGTALTIASAGGILGAFCYFMASKSYVADIEKVRHEQLIAE from the coding sequence GTGGCTGAAGATACCGTCGATTCAAAAAAATACAAAGCCGGCAAGGGGGCATCGCTCTATATACTGATAATCTGCACACTACTCTATATGATCAACTACATGGACAGGCAGGTATTAGCTGCGGTGGTAGAACCGATGAAGGCCGCCCTGAAGCTGAATGATGGTGACATAGGGGTTATTGGTTCAGCATTTATACTCAGTATGGCACTTTGCTCTTTCCCGGTAGCCTATATAATTGACCGCTGGAGCAGGCGCAAGGCAATGGCAATCATGGCAATTTTCTGGAGTGGTTTCACTTTTCTGACCGGCAAAGCCTGGAACTTCTGGTCCTTGTTTGTCCCGCGCAGCATGGTCGGTGTTGGCGAGGCTGGTTTCATGCCCGGCGGTATAGCAATGATTGGGGCTGCCTATCCTGCAAAATCACGCGGTGCTGCCCTGGGCATTTTTAACATAGCAGTGCCACTTGGAGTATTGCTTGGATCAGTGCTGGGAGGAGCGATAGCCAAAAGTCAGGGCTGGCAAGCGCCTTTTCTTTATTTCGCTATTCCCGGCGTCATCCTCGGCATACTGGCACTTTTTATGAAAGACTACAAGAGCGTCGCCACAACGCTAAGCACGGGAGTGAAGGTGACCTTTTGGCCTTCAATAAAAACCCTTTTTAAAATACCTTCACTGGTCTGGACAATGTTCGGATACGGCATGGTTGCCTTTATGACCATGGCATTCCTGTTCTGGACGCCGGCCTTTGTGGGCAGGGCCTGGGGTGTGGATGTTGCGGCCGCCAATACGGTGATGGTACCCATAGTACTGGCTGCCATCGTCGGCTCACCCGTGGGCGGCATCCTCGCGGATATCTGGTTTAAAAAGAACCCGAGGGGAAGGCTTTATTTACCGGCCATAACAGTCGGACTGAGCGCACTCTGCTTGGCCGCTGCACTTTACTTACAGCTTAAGGGCATAGGTATGATACTGGTAGTCTGTTACGGCGTGCTAAATGTCATGGGCATGCCCAGTCTGAATGCTATGACACAGGATGTCGCCCCGATAGCCCAGAAGGGCCTGGTCGTGGGACTCGCTGTCTTCTGCATGTATGTCTTTGGCGGAGGCTGGAGCCCTTATGTTGTAGGAGCTATCTCCGATGCACTCGGGCAAAATGCACAGGCTCTGGGTACTGCCTTGACCATAGCTTCTGCCGGGGGTATCCTCGGCGCCTTCTGCTACTTCATGGCCTCCAAAAGCTACGTCGCCGATATCGAAAAGGTCAGGCATGAACAGCTCATTGCAGAGTAA
- a CDS encoding branched-chain amino acid aminotransferase, translating to MEMQIRKTKKTKIHKVDFSGLGFGDVFSDHMLRMEYKNGKWGPARITPFTHIHMLPSLTVLHYAQAVFEGLKAFKAKDGTINVFRADKHIERFNRSCHRLCIPEIDKKVFMDGILKLVETERQWVPKQKGYSMYIRPFVFASDNNLGVHVSKTYKFFIILSPVGAYYKEGMNPVKLITAIEHTRASEGGTGFAKTPGNYAASLYAAHEAQKKGYTQVLWLDGMQKHYIEEVGTMNVFFYIGDELITPHLGGTILAGVTRDSVIHLARDWGMKVVERKLSMDEVIAAWESGKLREAFGTGTAAVISPIGSITHKEKTIVISGGKIGALSTKLYDTITGIQYGEKPDKFSWITRIK from the coding sequence ATGGAGATGCAGATCAGGAAAACGAAGAAAACAAAGATCCACAAGGTGGATTTTTCGGGTCTTGGCTTCGGCGATGTCTTCAGCGACCATATGCTAAGGATGGAGTACAAGAACGGCAAATGGGGCCCGGCCAGGATCACGCCGTTCACACATATACATATGCTGCCTTCATTGACCGTCCTGCATTACGCCCAGGCTGTTTTCGAGGGATTGAAGGCTTTTAAAGCCAAGGATGGTACCATCAACGTGTTCAGGGCTGACAAGCATATCGAACGCTTCAACCGCTCCTGCCATCGCTTATGCATTCCCGAGATCGATAAAAAGGTCTTCATGGATGGAATCCTGAAGCTGGTGGAAACTGAACGTCAATGGGTGCCCAAGCAGAAGGGCTACTCTATGTATATCCGGCCGTTTGTCTTCGCCTCCGATAACAACCTGGGGGTCCACGTCTCCAAGACGTATAAATTCTTCATAATACTCTCACCTGTGGGCGCCTATTATAAAGAAGGTATGAACCCGGTCAAATTGATAACAGCGATCGAGCACACGCGCGCCTCCGAGGGAGGTACGGGCTTTGCCAAGACACCGGGCAACTACGCGGCCAGCCTGTATGCGGCACACGAAGCGCAGAAGAAGGGCTACACACAGGTACTCTGGCTGGACGGTATGCAGAAGCATTACATCGAGGAAGTCGGTACCATGAACGTGTTCTTCTATATAGGGGACGAGCTTATCACACCGCACCTGGGCGGCACTATACTGGCCGGGGTTACGCGCGATTCAGTGATCCACCTTGCCCGGGATTGGGGCATGAAGGTCGTGGAGCGCAAACTGTCTATGGACGAGGTCATCGCGGCCTGGGAGTCCGGCAAACTCAGGGAAGCCTTCGGCACGGGCACGGCGGCCGTCATTTCTCCCATAGGCTCGATCACACATAAAGAGAAGACGATAGTCATAAGCGGCGGCAAAATCGGCGCTCTTTCAACGAAGCTGTACGATACCATCACAGGCATCCAGTACGGCGAAAAGCCGGACAAATTCAGCTGGATCACCAGGATTAAATAG
- a CDS encoding archease, with protein MGRHYEVIDHTADIGIAAYGSDLNSLFSNAAAGMLSLMIETDTLRYDIAREISLAAEDSETLLVEWLNELLYIIYTEHLVLNKFDIVLDKGRLTAKCAGQRLEPGSHRFIREIKAATYHNLEIVNQGGEYSARIIFDI; from the coding sequence ATGGGAAGACACTACGAGGTGATAGACCATACCGCCGATATAGGCATTGCGGCATACGGGAGCGACCTCAACTCCCTTTTCTCCAATGCAGCCGCGGGCATGCTGTCCCTGATGATCGAAACCGATACACTGCGATATGACATTGCAAGAGAGATCAGCCTGGCGGCGGAGGATAGCGAAACCCTGCTGGTTGAATGGCTCAACGAGTTGCTTTACATAATATATACAGAGCATCTGGTGCTAAACAAATTTGATATAGTTTTGGATAAGGGACGGCTAACGGCAAAGTGCGCCGGGCAGAGGTTGGAACCGGGAAGCCATCGGTTCATCAGGGAGATCAAGGCTGCCACCTATCACAATCTGGAGATTGTTAATCAAGGCGGCGAGTATTCGGCCAGAATAATTTTCGATATTTAG